CATCGCGGCGGCGCGCAGCGACAGTCGCCGCCCGAACGCGTCGATGCTGCCGATGTGCGCGGTGGTGGCCTCGGCGGGGGCCCCGGGGCCGGTCCACTCGACGGTGATCCGGGGGATCAGGGCGAGTGTCCAGTCCACCGCCCGCAGCAGCGGCGCGGCGTCCGGGTCCGCCGTGTACACCCCCTCGCGTACGGCGGCCACCCGGTCGGCGTCCCCGCTGAGCCGCCCGGCCAGCATGCGCAGCGCGCGCCGCGGGTCGGGGTGCGGGGCCGGGTCGTCCACCAGGTCGGAGGCCCACATGGGCACTTCGACGATCGCGGTGGTACCCGCGTACCGGTGGGCGTGGTACCAGGTGCTCAGCCGGGTGTCCTCCGGGTGGAAGGCCCCGGCCGCCTCGGTGCCCGGTTCGGGCATCACGAAGATGCCGGGCCCGGGGGAGGGCCACCCGGTGGCGTCGGAGGCACCCGTCTCCACCGGGATCCGCAGCTCGGCCGCCGACTTGGTGAAGGGCTCCGAGAGTCCGGGTATGTCCCGTGTGAGCTGGACCCAGGAGCCGCCCAGGTCGGTGCCGTGCAGGGAGATCTGGAGTACGGGGCGCAGTTCGTCGATGAGCGCGGTCAGGGCCAGGGTCTCGGGCGGCAGTCGGTCCGGGGGAAGTAAGGACGGTGCCCACTCGGGCTGTTCGGGCCCGGGGGGTCGGAAGAAGTTCCGGTGGTAGTCGAGGAGGGAGTACGGGCGGGGAGTGAGGTGCAGGGCCGCCCCGTCGGGGTCCGCGCAGAGCAGGAAGTGCCAGCCGCAACCGGCCCGGGGGGCGAGGTCGCGGATGACGCGCCGGGCCAGGGAGAGGGCCGTCGGGCCGCCGACGGGTTCGTTGGCGTGCGCCCCGGCGACGACGAGGACGTTGCGGCCCGGTGCGCCCGCCCCGGCGGGCTCCCCGCCGACGGAGAGCAGCCACAGCGGCCGGCCGGCCCGGGAGGCGCCGACCTGGCGCAGTCGTACCAGGGCCGGATGCTCGTCCGCCAGGGCGCGTGCGGCCAGGGCGAGTTCGTGCGGAGTGGGGTAGCACATGTCTCGTAGGAGGGTCACATGTCATGCCATGCCCGCCGCGCACGCCCCCTACTGCTCCGGGCGCCCCGCACTTCCCCGAATCCCGAGGAAAACCCCTGGCCAACGCCTCGTCCCCGGCATGCTCGCGTCGGTCAGTCCATTCCGACCAGGCAGTAGACGTACTCGTTGAGGGGGATCCCGTTGCGGGTGTAGCTGTAGGAGAAGGCGTACTCCGTCTTCGGGTTGTCGTTGCAGCGGTCCAGGTCGGAGGTCATCGGGATGCTCTCGATCACCCGGTAGTGCGCGTCGGACGCCGAGCAGGGGACCTCCCGGACCCCGGTGACCCGTTGGGCGGTCGTCGAGTCCGGCAGCGTCCCGTTGAGGCAGGTGCCCCGGTCGAACGGGCTCGGGGCGGCCTCCGACGGCGACGGCGTGGGGTCGGGTGCGGACGTCCCCGTGGACGTGGTCGACGTGGGGAGGACCACGGGGGGCGGGGCCGGCGCGGGGGACCAGACGCTGATCGTGGGGGAGGGCGTCGGGGAGGTCTCGACCCTGTCGTCGTCCCCGTTGTTCAGCAGGACCACGCCGACGATCACGGCGGCGAGGAGCCCGACCGCCACCAGGCATCCCTTCGCGCCCGACTTGCCCGGGGCCGCGGGTTGCCCCGGGGCCGCGCCGGCGACCTGGCCCACCCGGATGCGCAGCAGTACGTCGGTGTCGCCGACGCGGGCCCGGACGAGTTGGCCGTCCGTGCAGGAGGGGATCCGCAGGCGGGCGGGCCCCGACGCCAGGGCCACCGTGAGGATCACGCCGTGGGCGGCCTGCTGCGGGGTGATCGTGAGGGGGATCTCCTGAGGCGACACCGGCTGCTCCCAGAGTGGTGGTGGTGCGGACGCTGTCTGACGAACCCGAGAGATTCTGCCCACCCCGCACACGGTGACGCAGGCATTCCGCGCGAAGTCCCCCCGAACGTACGTCCGTTGATCAGCAACCGCAGGGGCGCACGACCTGCCCTCCCGGGGGCGCCCGGGAGGGCAGGGGGCAGCGCTACCCGGCCGACTCCGACCGGAGCAGCACCACCGCCGGCCGGTCCGCCAGCAGCACCGACAGGGCGACCTCGCCCTCGTGCGCGTCCCCGTACGGCAGGGACGTCCAACGCCCCGCCGGCAGGGTCAGCGCGGTGTCGCGCCAGCCGCCCGCGCCCGCGAGCCGGTGCGAGAGCCGGGTGGCCACCGCGATCAGGCCGGTCGAGCGGACGAAGGCCACGCAGTGGTCCGCCGCCGGGCCCCGGGCGGCCAGCGGCGCGTACCCGGTGAACAGGTCGGGGCGGGAACGCCGCAGCCGCAGCAGCGCGGTGGTCAGGGCGAGCTTCTCCTGCGCCACGCCCCGCGGGGTCATGCCCGCGTCGAGCAGGGCCGCGGCCTCGCGCGGGTGGACGGCGGGACGCCGGTTGTCGGGGTCGACCAGGGCCCGGTACTCGCTCTCCTCGCCCTGGTACACCTCCGGAACCCCGGGCATCGCCAGGTGAAGCAGGGTCATCCCGAGGAGGTTGGCCCGGGCGGCCTCCCGCAGTTCCGGCGGGAGGTCCGCGGGGAGCGCGCCGGGCCGGGACGCCGCCTCGGTGATCCCCGCCTCGTACCTCTCGTCCGGTTCCGTCCAACTGGTGTGCAGCCCGGCCTCGCGGGCTCCCTTCAGCAGGGCCGCCGACAGGCGGGGCCCGCGTTCCGGGACCTCCCCGAGGCCCAGGGCGGTCTGCCGCGCCACCCACGCGGCCCGGGGGTCCGGGCCCCCGTCGCCCGGTCCGGCCATGTGCCCCGGAGCCTGCGAGAGGGTCGAGATCCGCGCCCGGACGTCCGCGCTCCGCTTGGTGTCGTGGGTGGACAGCACCGTGCCCGAGGCGGGCCAGTCCCGTTCCAGGTCGGCGCAGTACGCGTGGAACCCGGCCACCGACACCGCCGGCCGGCCGGGCTCCCCGCCGACCTCCGTGGCCGACAGCAGCGGGGCCCAGCGGTAGAAGGCCCGGTCCTCCAGCGACTTCGCCCGCAGGGCGGCCGAGGTCTGGGCGAAGCGGGCGGCGAAGGCGGGGTCCCGCGCCACCAGGTCCCGCACGCCGGCCACCGCGTGGGCCCCGGCCCGGGAGGCGGCCCGCTCCAGTGCCTGCGGCGGCATGTCCGGCTCGCCGGGGTACGGCCGGTACACCGGATACTCGATGAGCAACTCCCGTACCGCAGAGGCCAGATCGGGGCCCGCGAACCGCTGGAGCGTCGCCAGCTCGGCCGCCAGATGGCCGGTCAGCACCTCACGCGTCGCCGCCGCCGCGGTCTCCTCCCAGGAGGGCGCCCCGGTGGACTCCCGGTACAGGCGCGCCAGTTCGTCGACGCCGGCCGGATCGGTGAAGACCCCGTCCAGCCGGTGCAGCGCGTCGTAGCCCGTGGTGCCGGCGACCGGCCAGCCGGGAGGCAGCCGCTCCTGGGGGGCCAGGATCTTCTCCACCACGATCCAGCACTCCTCGCCGACCTCCGCGCGCAGCCGCCGCAGGTACTCCCGCGGATCCGCCAGCCCGTCCACGTGGTCGATCCGCAGCCCCGAGACCACCCCGTCGCGGACCAGCTCCAGCACCTTGACGTGCGTGGCCGCGAAGACCTCCGGGTCCTCCACCCGAACCCCGATCAGATCCGAAATGGTGAAGAAACGGCGGTAGTTCAGGGCGGTCCGGGCCTCGCGCCAGCACGCCGGCCGGTACCACTGCGCGGCCAGGAGCTCCGTCGTCGCCAGTGCGGCCGTTCCCTCCCGCAGCGGGAACTCGTGCTCCCCGCAGCGCAGCACCCCGCCGACGACCTTCACCTCGCCCGGGTCGAGCGGTTCGGCGAGCACCGGCAGCAGCACCTGCCCGTCGCCCGCCTCCCAGTCGATGTCGAACCAGGCCGCGTACGAGGACTCCGGCCCCTCCCGCAGCACCTCCCACAGCGGCCGGTTCAGCCGCAGCGGCGACGGCACCGCCATGTGGTTCGGCACGATGTCGAGCACCACGCCCAGCCCGTGTTCCCGCGCGGTCGCGGCGAGGGCCCGCAGCCCCCGCTCCCCGCCGAGCTCGGCCCGCACCCGGGTGTGGTCGGTGACGTCGTACCCGTGCGTGGAACCGGGCACGGCCTCCAGCACCGGCGACAGGTGCAGGTGGGACACGCCGAGCGAGGCGAGGTACGGAACCACCGCCCCGGCCGCCGCGAACGGGAACGCGGGACACAGCTGGAGACGGTAGGTGGACGCCGGAGTGACGGATGTCGGAACATCGGTTTCCGCTTGGCTGCTCAAGTACTCCTGGGTCATGAGAACGTACGTACCCAGCCTGCGGGATTCCGTGCCATGACCCAATGCATCCGGGTGACTGCACCGGGTTAACGTTCCTCGGGTGTTTGGAACCGTCGACACCTATCGCAAAGTCATCGCCCTGACCGGGCCCCTCCTGCCGCTCGTCTCCTTCCTTGCCCGACTTCCCGTCGCGATGTGCCAGTTCGGCAGCGTGCTGCTGATCGCGGAGACCACCGGCTCCCTCGCCACCGCCGGGATCGTCGGGTTCGCCCTCTCCGCCGGACAGGTGGCCTTCGGGCCCGTCCTGGGCCGGCTCGCCGACCGCCGAGGGCAGCGTCCCGTCGTCCTGGGCGCCGTCGCCGTCAACGCGGTCGCCACCGGCGCCCTGGTCGCCGGGGCCCTCGGACACCTCGACACGGTTCCGCTCGCCTCGATCGCGGTGGTCGCCGGCGCCTCCATCCCGCTGATCGGGCCCCTCGCCCGCAGCCGCTCCGTGGCCCTGGCCCGCCGCGCCGAGGCCGACGAGAGCGTGGTGGGCGCCGTCCACTCGCTCGAAGGCACCCTGGACGAGGTGTCGTTCGTCATCGGACCGGCCCTCGTCGGCACGGCCACGCTCGTCGCGCACCCGGCCGCCGCCCTCGCGGGCGCCGCCTGCCTCGTCGCCGTCTTCGGCGGTGCCTACGCGCTCCACCCGACGGCCTCCGTCACCGCCGGTTCGCCCGCCCCGGACCGCCCCGAGGGCGGCCGGTCCCGGCCGCCGGGCGTCGTGTACTCGGTGAGGGCCTCCCTCGCTCTCCAGGGAGCCGTGTTCGGCGCCTGCCAGGCAGGGATCGCGGCCCTGACCCTGCGCCTGGGCGTCCCGGGACAGGCGGGCATCGTCTACGCCTGCATGGGCGTGGTCAGCGCCGTCGTGGGCCTGGCCATGGGCGCGCTGCCGGCCCGCTTCGGACTGCGGCTGCGCTGGAGGCTGGCCACCGCCGCGGGGCTGGCCTTCTCGGCGCCGCTGGTGTTCACCGACGGCCTGCTGCCGCTGTACGCGGTCGTCACCGTGCTCGGCGCCGCATGCGCACCGCACCTGATCACCGCGTTCGCGCTCACCGAGCGGCACGTGCAGCCCGCCCGGCTCGCCGAGGCGATGGCCTTCGCCGCCAGCTCGCTCGTCGCCGGCCAGGCCCTCGCGCTCGGGGTCAGCGGCCAACTCGCCGAGTGGTACGGGCCCGCGGGCCCCTTCGCGCTCGCCGTGGGCGCGGCGGCGCTGTGCCTCGTCCTGGCCCTGGCCACCCGGGTGCCCGCGGCCCGCCCGCACCCCGGGGTCGTCATCCCCGCACAGGCGACCGCGCCGCGGATCGGGGCGGCCGGCGAGAAGGGGCCGACCGCCGCCGGACGGACCTCCTACGCCGGCCGCTGAAGCACCACCATGCACCGACCCGTCAACGCCACCCGGTCACCCGCCGCGAACTGCGGCCCGGTGCCGGGTGGCAGTACGTCCGAACGGGCCGTGTCCACGATCAGGCGCCACTGGGCCCCGTGCCCGGCCGGCACGGTGAACTCCTGCGCCTCCGAACCCGCGTTGAACATCAGCAGGAACGAATCGTCGGTGATCCGCTCACCCCGGGTGCCCGGTTCGGAGATCGCCTCGCCATTGAGGAACACCGTCAACGCGCGTGCGTGCTGCGCCTGCCAGTCACGGGCCCGCATCTCCTCGCCGTGCGGGGTGAACCAGGCGATGTCCGAGAGTTCGTCGTGGGTGCCCTCCACCGGCCGGCCGTGGAAGAACCGGCGCCGCCGGAACACCGGGTGGTCCCGGCGCAACCACACCATCTGCCGGGTGAACTCCAGCAACCCGGGCGCCGGTTTGCCCGGCTCCGGCCAGTCCACCCAGGACAGCGCGTTGTCCTGGCAGTAGGCGTTGTTGTTGCCGCCCTGGGTGCGGGCGAACTCGTCGCCGTGGCTCAGCATCGGCACGCCCTGCGACAGCATCAACGTGGCCGTGAAGTTGCGCATCTGGCGCGCGCGCAGTTCCAGTACCTCCGGGTCCTCCGTCGGACCCTCCACCCCGCAGTTCCAGGACCGGTTGTGTGTCTCCCCGTCCCGGTTGCCCTCCCGATTCGCCTCGTTGTGCTTCTCGTTGTAGGAGACCAGGTCGTTCAGGGTGAAACCGTCGTGGCACGTGGTGAAGTTGATGGAGGCCAGCGGGCGCCGCCCGTCGTCCTGGTAGAGGTCGGAGGAGCCCGTCAGCCGTCCCGCGAACTCCGCCAGCGTGCGCGGCTGCCCGCGCCACATGTCCCGCACGGTGTCGCGGTACTTGCCGTTCCATTCCGTCCACAGGGGCGGGAAGTTGCCCACCTGGTAGCCGCCCTCGCCCAGGTCCCAGGGCTCGGCGATCAGCTTCACCTGGCTGACCACCGGATCCTGCTGGACCAGGTCGAAGAACGACGACAGCCGGTCCACCTCGTGGAACTGCCGGGCCAGGGTGGCCGCGAGGTCGAAGCGGAAACCGTCGACGTGCATCTCCGTGACCCAGTAGCGCAACGAGTCCATGATCAGCTGGAGCACGTGGGGGGACCGCATCAGCAGGGAGTTCCCGGTGCCGGTGGTGTCCATGTAGTGCCGGGGGTCCTCCGCCAGCCGGTAGTACGAGGCGTTGTCCAGCCCCCGGAAGGACAGCGTCGGCCCCAGGTGGTTCCCCTCCGCCGTGTGGTTGTAGACCACGTCGAGGATCACCTCGATCCCGGCCTCGTGCAGGGCCCGCACCGCGGACTTGAACTCCAGCACCTGCTGGCCGCGGTCGCCGGAGGCGTAGCCGTTGTGCGGAGCGAAGAAGCCGATGGTGTTGTAGCCCCAGTAGTTGCTGAGCCCGTCGTCCACCAGCCGGTGGTCGTTGACGTACTGGTGCACCGGCATCAGCTCCAGCGCGGTCACCCCGAGCTTGGTCAGGTGCCCGATGACCGCCGGGTGCGCGAGGGCCCCGTAGGTGCCGCGGAGCTCCTCCGGGAGGTCCGGGTGCCGCATCGTCAGACCCTTGACGTGCGCCTCGTACAGCACGGTGTGGTGGTACTCGTGGCGCGGCGGTCGGTCGTTGGCCCAGTCGAAGTACGGGTTCACCACGACCGAACTCATCGTGCGCGGGGCCGAGTCCAGATCGTTGCGGGAGTCCGGCCGACCGAAGTGGTAGCCGTACACCTGTTCGCCCCAGTCGACGCTGCCGCTGATGGCGCGCGCGTACGGGTCGAGCAGCAGCTTCGCCGCGTTGCACCGGAGGCCGTGCTCGGGTTCGTACGGGCC
This region of Streptomyces sp. NBC_00513 genomic DNA includes:
- the treY gene encoding malto-oligosyltrehalose synthase, coding for MTQEYLSSQAETDVPTSVTPASTYRLQLCPAFPFAAAGAVVPYLASLGVSHLHLSPVLEAVPGSTHGYDVTDHTRVRAELGGERGLRALAATAREHGLGVVLDIVPNHMAVPSPLRLNRPLWEVLREGPESSYAAWFDIDWEAGDGQVLLPVLAEPLDPGEVKVVGGVLRCGEHEFPLREGTAALATTELLAAQWYRPACWREARTALNYRRFFTISDLIGVRVEDPEVFAATHVKVLELVRDGVVSGLRIDHVDGLADPREYLRRLRAEVGEECWIVVEKILAPQERLPPGWPVAGTTGYDALHRLDGVFTDPAGVDELARLYRESTGAPSWEETAAAATREVLTGHLAAELATLQRFAGPDLASAVRELLIEYPVYRPYPGEPDMPPQALERAASRAGAHAVAGVRDLVARDPAFAARFAQTSAALRAKSLEDRAFYRWAPLLSATEVGGEPGRPAVSVAGFHAYCADLERDWPASGTVLSTHDTKRSADVRARISTLSQAPGHMAGPGDGGPDPRAAWVARQTALGLGEVPERGPRLSAALLKGAREAGLHTSWTEPDERYEAGITEAASRPGALPADLPPELREAARANLLGMTLLHLAMPGVPEVYQGEESEYRALVDPDNRRPAVHPREAAALLDAGMTPRGVAQEKLALTTALLRLRRSRPDLFTGYAPLAARGPAADHCVAFVRSTGLIAVATRLSHRLAGAGGWRDTALTLPAGRWTSLPYGDAHEGEVALSVLLADRPAVVLLRSESAG
- a CDS encoding MFS transporter, producing the protein MFGTVDTYRKVIALTGPLLPLVSFLARLPVAMCQFGSVLLIAETTGSLATAGIVGFALSAGQVAFGPVLGRLADRRGQRPVVLGAVAVNAVATGALVAGALGHLDTVPLASIAVVAGASIPLIGPLARSRSVALARRAEADESVVGAVHSLEGTLDEVSFVIGPALVGTATLVAHPAAALAGAACLVAVFGGAYALHPTASVTAGSPAPDRPEGGRSRPPGVVYSVRASLALQGAVFGACQAGIAALTLRLGVPGQAGIVYACMGVVSAVVGLAMGALPARFGLRLRWRLATAAGLAFSAPLVFTDGLLPLYAVVTVLGAACAPHLITAFALTERHVQPARLAEAMAFAASSLVAGQALALGVSGQLAEWYGPAGPFALAVGAAALCLVLALATRVPAARPHPGVVIPAQATAPRIGAAGEKGPTAAGRTSYAGR
- a CDS encoding M14 family zinc carboxypeptidase codes for the protein MTLLRDMCYPTPHELALAARALADEHPALVRLRQVGASRAGRPLWLLSVGGEPAGAGAPGRNVLVVAGAHANEPVGGPTALSLARRVIRDLAPRAGCGWHFLLCADPDGAALHLTPRPYSLLDYHRNFFRPPGPEQPEWAPSLLPPDRLPPETLALTALIDELRPVLQISLHGTDLGGSWVQLTRDIPGLSEPFTKSAAELRIPVETGASDATGWPSPGPGIFVMPEPGTEAAGAFHPEDTRLSTWYHAHRYAGTTAIVEVPMWASDLVDDPAPHPDPRRALRMLAGRLSGDADRVAAVREGVYTADPDAAPLLRAVDWTLALIPRITVEWTGPGAPAEATTAHIGSIDAFGRRLSLRAAAMLLRVLRAQGHPAAQGLDRLVTGWCEEFAARFQARWIPVATQVEHQARTVLATYERLTAVNR
- the glgX gene encoding glycogen debranching protein GlgX; translated protein: MQIWPGQAYPLGATYDGAGTNFAVYSEAARRIELCLLHDDGSETAVELRETDAFVRHAYLPGVMPGQRYGFRVHGPYEPEHGLRCNAAKLLLDPYARAISGSVDWGEQVYGYHFGRPDSRNDLDSAPRTMSSVVVNPYFDWANDRPPRHEYHHTVLYEAHVKGLTMRHPDLPEELRGTYGALAHPAVIGHLTKLGVTALELMPVHQYVNDHRLVDDGLSNYWGYNTIGFFAPHNGYASGDRGQQVLEFKSAVRALHEAGIEVILDVVYNHTAEGNHLGPTLSFRGLDNASYYRLAEDPRHYMDTTGTGNSLLMRSPHVLQLIMDSLRYWVTEMHVDGFRFDLAATLARQFHEVDRLSSFFDLVQQDPVVSQVKLIAEPWDLGEGGYQVGNFPPLWTEWNGKYRDTVRDMWRGQPRTLAEFAGRLTGSSDLYQDDGRRPLASINFTTCHDGFTLNDLVSYNEKHNEANREGNRDGETHNRSWNCGVEGPTEDPEVLELRARQMRNFTATLMLSQGVPMLSHGDEFARTQGGNNNAYCQDNALSWVDWPEPGKPAPGLLEFTRQMVWLRRDHPVFRRRRFFHGRPVEGTHDELSDIAWFTPHGEEMRARDWQAQHARALTVFLNGEAISEPGTRGERITDDSFLLMFNAGSEAQEFTVPAGHGAQWRLIVDTARSDVLPPGTGPQFAAGDRVALTGRCMVVLQRPA